Proteins found in one Quercus robur chromosome 2, dhQueRobu3.1, whole genome shotgun sequence genomic segment:
- the LOC126712284 gene encoding probable jasmonic acid carboxyl methyltransferase 2 has product MEVVQVLHMNKGAGETSYAKNSKVQSEIISITKTVTEEAIIELLCKNLPESMGIADLGCSSGPNTLTVISEIIDIIYSKCSNLGCPTPELRICLNDLYSNDFNDVFGSLPAFYNKLKEEKGTDFGQCFITGVPGSFYGRLFPRKSMHFVHSSSSLHWLSQVPPGLDSKASTAINKGWIYISKTSPQSVLDSYMLQFQKDFSLFLKSRSDEIVLGGCMVLSFTGRKSMDPTSIESCHQWELLAQALMNMVSEGLVPEEKVDTFNAPYYGPCAEELELEVQKEGSFIMDRLEAFEIDWDGGVDMPNTINGTLSSGQRVAKTIRAVIESMLESHFGRDIMDDLFQRHADLVDKHLAKTRTKYTNLVIHLVRKG; this is encoded by the exons atggaagTCGTGCAAGTACTTCACATGAACAAGGGAGCAGGCGAAACTAGCTATGCTAAGAACTCAAAAGTTCAG agcGAGATAATATCTATCACAAAGACTGTAACCGAGGAAGCCATAATTGAACTATTGTGCAAAAATTTGCCGGAGAGCATGGGCATTGCTGACTTAGGTTGCTCATCGGGACCCAACACCTTAACTGTGATCTCAGAGATAATAGATATCATATATTCCAAATGCAGCAACCTAGGCTGCCCAACTCCAGAACTTAGAATCTGCTTGAATGATCTTTATAGCAACGATTTCAATGATGTATTTGGGTCATTACCAGCTTTTTACAACAAACTGAAGGAAGAGAAGGGTACGGATTTTGGGCAGTGTTTCATTACAGGTGTGCCTGGTTCTTTCTATGGTAGATTGTTTCCGAGAAAAAGCATGCACTTTGTGCACTCTTCTTCCAGCCTCCACTGGCTCTCTCAG GTTCCTCCTGGGCTGGACAGCAAGGCTAGCACAGCCATAAACAAGGGGTGGATATACATATCTAAGACCAGCCCACAAAGCGTCTTAGATTCATACATGCTGCAATTCCAGAAGGATTTTTCACTGTTCCTCAAATCACGTTCAGATGAAATAGTACTGGGAGGGTGCATGGTCTTGTCGTTCACAGGCAGGAAATCTATGGACCCTACCTCCATAGAAAGTTGCCATCAATGGGAACTCCTCGCCCAGGCATTGATGAACATGGTCTCAGAG GGTCTAGTCCCAGAGGAAAAGGTAGACACATTCAATGCACCCTATTATGGTCCATGTGCCGAAGAGCTAGAATTAGAGGTACAAAAAGAAGGATCATTCATTATGGATCGGCTGGAAGCGTTTGAGATTGATTGGGATGGAGGTGTAGACATGCCAAACACAATTAATGGGACACTTTCAAGTGGGCAGCGAGTGGCCAAGACCATAAGGGCTGTGATTGAGTCAATGCTGGAATCTCATTTTGGAAGAGATATAATGGATGATTTATTTCAGAGGCATGCTGATTTAGTGGACAAGCACTTGGCAAAAACTAGAACCAAGTACACAAACTTGGTCATTCACCTTGTAAGAAAGGGTTGA